ccccaggtggaggagttcaagtgtcttggggttttgttcacgagtgagggaaggatggaacgtgagattgacaggctgattttgatgtaccggtctgttgtggtgaagaaggagctgagccgaaaggcaaagctctcaatttaccggtcaatctacgttcctactctcacctatggtcatgagctttggtcatgactgaaaggacaagatctcggatacaagcggccgaaatgagtttccttcgaagggtagCAGGGcagcagggcgcactcttatggatagggtgaggagctctgacacccggaaGGAGCTTGGAGTAaggccgctgctcctccacatccagagaagtcagttgaggtggctcggtcatctgtttctgatgcctcctggacgcctacctagggaggtgttccaggcatgtccaactgggaggaggcctcggggaagacccaggacacgctggaggaactatgtctctcggctggcctgggaacgcctcaggatcccccccagaggagctggaggaagtgtctagggagagggaagtctggggttctctcctaaggcTTCTGCCACTGTGActcggccccggaaaagcagttaaatggatgaatgaataaatgaatgaattgtaatattttttaaaataatattttcatttaatttgtaatattaatattacaatatacaataaatataatataacattttatttttaatttgtaatattttatttaatttaaatttattttattttaattagtaacattttaatttaatttgttttaatttattttaattagtaatattttaatttattttaattagtaatattttaatttattttaattagtaatattttaatgtttattttaattagtaatattttaatttattttaattagtaatattttaatgtttattttaattagtaatattttaatatttattttaattagtaatattttaatataactaaatgaattttaatttgtaatactgtattttgtttaaatgtgtattattttattttaattagtaacattttattttaattagtaatattttattttaattagtaatattttaatatttattttaattagtaacattttaatatttattttaattagtaatattttaatataactaaattaattttattttgtaatactgtattttatttaaatttgttttattttaattagtaatattgaattttattttacatctgttTCAATAGTGATTTTCATTCCAAGAAAAAAAAGGTACATCAGCATACAGGTCaagaaataagcaaataaattgaATATGATATTTTTCTGACATGCTTTGCAAGAATTAAGAAATaaacttttatatatttaatgtagttttttatatacaattttaattactgcacaaaaatacattgtaaaatcaGCAACAAaagataaatgacaaataaaatgacaaatataaataatatttaaatgattataaacatACATATTGCAAAGTGGGtttttatttgcaaaatattatttatcctTTAGAGTTTGAGGTTACATTTAaggtaaaataatattaataatgtaccTAAGGGTTATTAAGTAAATGCATATTATACAAATTAGTTttgcacattatttaaaaattattattattattattattattgttatcatttaacTAGACATTGCATATTAATTTGTAAGACTGCATTTAGttcattgcattttattaatatagAAATAACTCAGACTTCTCAGCTTTTGGTTTgtcctgtagtgtgtgtgtgtgtgtgtgtactcttgAACATGTTTTCCTGAACTCTCTTCACGGCTGAACGCACATGCTTCACATTAGAGCTTTGCTCCCAAAATGGCAAAAACAATGGAGCCCACATGAGCTGTTTATCCTCCGAGAGCCACAAAAACCATTCAGTTTCCACACAGACCAACAGCAGCTAATAAACAGCGCTGAAACTCTTCCTTCTGTCCGTGTTTTTGCCACAGCTCATTTATAACAAGTCAGTCAGATGCGGACGGTCATCTGATGTTTATACGTCATAGAAAAGAAAACATATGAATAGTAAAGTGCGTCATGCTTCCTCGTGTCTGTCTTTGAGACAATATCACATATAAGCCAAAGTCATCTGACAAAACACAGTCAAAACCACATGATAAGCACATTCTAGCCTGTAATCATGGAGTTAAATGGTGGATTGTGAACGCATGGCTTATTATTATTGCTCATATTCGTATTTAAGGGTTTGTTTGGCTCTTTAACCCCAAgaaagatgtttgttttttcctgGTTAATGAAAAAACATGCTGAAATTTGgaataatattaacataaactacataaatgtaatccaaaagtagtcagattaggTTTGCATAAGTGTGTAATCTACATGATCGACGACAAATGctgtcatgtaatttgtaatcagtaactcTATAAGTAATCTACTCAGCTCTGGCAGTCGTTTATGAGTAGTTTAGCATTGATCAGTTTCTTAAATGTGTGTTTTCTCTACAGTGGTCTGCAGGAAAGGTTTAGACAGCACTACATTGGCCATCCATGACCAGGAGATCTACTGCAAGTCCTGCTATGGTAAAAAATACGGGCCAAAGGGATACGGCTATGGTCAGGGAGCGGGAACACTTAACATGGACCGTGGAGAGAGACTCGGCATCAAGCATGAAGAGTGAGAGCTATAAGTTAACTATTATCTTTATAACATGGacaattattcatgtttttattaatgcATGTGTTATTTATGCAAATCTGTCAACGAAAAGGCgataataaatcaatatattgttGTTTAGTAGTTAAATGTAatagttaaaatatattattgttttattgcagctAGTTTAAGTAAACAAATGTTCTaaagttataaaaaataataaaaatgttaaataaaattgaTGAAATTGTGTTATAGAAATACAAAAAGCATATATAGAAATATTtcaacttaataaataatatatatttcccattttcttttttaattctaatatataataacagaatGTTATTGATTATATAAATACACCTGCTAAAATACAAAGCGTAAAATGCAGTTACATTTTCATGcctaccaaaaaataaaaataaataaataaatatatatatataaaaaaacattactaatgctttgcttcttagactttacacacctgaaacttgtctatagcgcttggtcactgctgctcttatagttgtgtaaattgcttccttgtcctcatttgtaagtcgctttggataaaagctactgctaaatgactaaatgtaatatatatatatatatatatatatatatatatatatatatatatatatatatatatatatatatagaattaataataaataataattttttttttaaaataagtataaaaaatgtatatatttttatgcaaataaatacaaaattaaactgTTGCAAAAATGCAATGCTTAAAGTTCAGTATTATCTTTATGCAGGcctatatcaaaataaaatgtacattttaatgaatatacaAATGTTAAAATTCAGGATTATTTATCTTTATGAAtgccaaaaataaaaagtatacttTAATGATTATATAACTTCAACATAACATAAACACAATGCTTAAAATTCAGTATTATCTTTATGCATGtcaaataaaatgcacattttaatgaatataaacaatgcaaacatataaagtaaattataaaaatattaaaaaatgcaaaGCTTAAAATCCAGTATTATTTATCTTCATGCTTGCATGTCAAAAATGAACTACAAAACTAACAAAACTACTGCAACAAAAATGCAATGCTTAAATTTCTCATGCATGCATGTCAGAAATTAACATTATTAGAGTtgttaataattatacatttttatgcatgcatgtcagacattaatattagtattTCTAGTGATTATATAGTGCATGTCAAAAAtgtatattagtatttttaatgtttacaaatatttaaaaaagtaaattataaaaatgttaaaaaatccaAAGCTTCAAATCCAGTGTTATTTATCTTCATGCATGCATGTCTAAAATcaatgttattagtattattaatgattaaataaCTACTGCAACAAAAATGCAACACTCAAAATTTATGCATGCATGTCAGAAATTAATATTAGTGTTTTTAGTGATTATATagctactgcaaaaaaaaaaaaaatgcaattcctAAAATGCAAAGATGCATGTcagaaattaatatatttaatattatttctgATTATATAACTACTGCAGCAAAAATTAAATTTcttaaaattcatacatgcatgtcaaaacttaatataattaacattattattgatttatataaCTACTGCAGCAAAAATGCAATGCTTAAAATTCATGCATGCATGTCAAAACTTaatataattaacattattattgatttatataaCTACTGCAGCAACAATGCAATGCTTAAAATTCTTCATGCATGTCAtaagttaatattattagtatgatTAAAGAATATAGAACTACTGCCTCAAAAACGCCATGCTTAAAATCCGCTATAATCTTTCTGCATGTAAGACGTGTTCAGTCAGTGTGTTTTATGATATCAAGCTATCCAGTAGTGCTGAACTGTGGCGTCAGGTGATGATGATGGTTATGAAAGAATGTATTATGTAATCAAACTCCAGGCCTCTTCACACACACTTACCAGCACAAAGCAGCCCTTCATCGGGAAAACAGCATCTGATCTCTGTGTCTCCTACAggacacacactcaccggcccaCAACCAACACAAACACGTCCAAGTTTGCGCAGAAGTTTGGCGGATCAGAGAAGTGTGCGCGATGTGGAGACGCGGTGTATGCAGCGGAGAAAATCATGAGCGCTGGCAAGGTGAAAACCTGGACGttaaacacacatttattaaTGCACATACAGTTATTAGTGCTCAGTGGGACACAATGATTGAGCAAGGACTAATGCGCCAGGGGAAatgttttatta
This region of Danio aesculapii chromosome 4, fDanAes4.1, whole genome shotgun sequence genomic DNA includes:
- the csrp2 gene encoding cysteine and glycine-rich protein 2, producing the protein MPNWGGGNKCCACNGTVYHAEEVQCDGKSFHKCCFLCMVCRKGLDSTTLAIHDQEIYCKSCYGKKYGPKGYGYGQGAGTLNMDRGERLGIKHEETHTHRPTTNTNTSKFAQKFGGSEKCARCGDAVYAAEKIMSAGKPWHKNCFRCAKCGKSLESTTQTEKDGEIYCKACYAKNFGPKGCGYGQGAGALVHAQ